In Carassius carassius chromosome 7, fCarCar2.1, whole genome shotgun sequence, one genomic interval encodes:
- the pld6 gene encoding mitochondrial cardiolipin hydrolase isoform X3: protein MSCKELMKVLGLGAVAFILGVEWLNWLKRRLRDSRGPLKEVLFFPSPQVCVEHLFIRHKHFPCACPLPHGVETSFSRLLVHLLSSRVSLDLCMFSFSHMELSRAILLLHKRGVVVRVVTDRDYMTITGSQIGALRKAGICVRHEMSSAVHMHHKFALVDSRKLITGSLNWTLTAVQSNKENVMVTEEPELVGPYQQEFQKLWEANNPANHKPQCTNGQLNIKTCKDK, encoded by the exons ATGTCATGTAAAGAGCTGATGAAGGTGTTGGGGCTGGGAGCCGTAGCTTTCATTCTGGGGGTGGAGTGGCTAAACTGGCTGAAGCGGCGTCTGAGAGACTCTCGCGGACCCCTGAAAGAAGTTCTGTTCTTCCCTTCACCTCAAGTCTGCGTTGAGCACCTCTTCATACGCCATAAACATTTCCCCTG TGCATGTCCGCTTCCCCATGGGGTTGAGACATCCTTCTCCAGGCTCCTCGTTCATCTCCTCTCATCTCGTGTGTCACTGGACCTGTGCATGTTCTCCTTCTCTCACATGGAGCTGAGCAGGGCGATTCTCCTGCTGCACAAACGGGGAGTCGTTGTGCGAGTGGTTACAGACAGAGACTACATGACCATCACTGGATCTCAGATCGGTGCCCTCCGTAAGGCAG GCATCTGTGTGAGGCATGAGATGAGCTCAGCTGTTCATATGCACCATAAGTTTGCATTGGTGGACAGCAGGAAATTGATCACTGGCTCCCTCAACTGGACCCTAACTGCAGTCCAGAGCAACAAAGAAAACGTCATGGTCACAGAGGAGCCGGAACTCGTGGGGCCCTATCAGCAGGAGTTCCAGAAGCTGTGGGAGGCCAACAATCCAGCCAATCACAAACCTCAATGCAC
- the pld6 gene encoding mitochondrial cardiolipin hydrolase isoform X1 gives MRVARAFNCHLGLADMSQQMSCKELMKVLGLGAVAFILGVEWLNWLKRRLRDSRGPLKEVLFFPSPQVCVEHLFIRHKHFPCACPLPHGVETSFSRLLVHLLSSRVSLDLCMFSFSHMELSRAILLLHKRGVVVRVVTDRDYMTITGSQIGALRKAGICVRHEMSSAVHMHHKFALVDSRKLITGSLNWTLTAVQSNKENVMVTEEPELVGPYQQEFQKLWEANNPANHKPQCTNGQLNIKTCKDK, from the exons ATGCGCGTGGCACGTGCTTTCAATTGTCACCTGGGTTTGGCAGACATGTCTCAACAG ATGTCATGTAAAGAGCTGATGAAGGTGTTGGGGCTGGGAGCCGTAGCTTTCATTCTGGGGGTGGAGTGGCTAAACTGGCTGAAGCGGCGTCTGAGAGACTCTCGCGGACCCCTGAAAGAAGTTCTGTTCTTCCCTTCACCTCAAGTCTGCGTTGAGCACCTCTTCATACGCCATAAACATTTCCCCTG TGCATGTCCGCTTCCCCATGGGGTTGAGACATCCTTCTCCAGGCTCCTCGTTCATCTCCTCTCATCTCGTGTGTCACTGGACCTGTGCATGTTCTCCTTCTCTCACATGGAGCTGAGCAGGGCGATTCTCCTGCTGCACAAACGGGGAGTCGTTGTGCGAGTGGTTACAGACAGAGACTACATGACCATCACTGGATCTCAGATCGGTGCCCTCCGTAAGGCAG GCATCTGTGTGAGGCATGAGATGAGCTCAGCTGTTCATATGCACCATAAGTTTGCATTGGTGGACAGCAGGAAATTGATCACTGGCTCCCTCAACTGGACCCTAACTGCAGTCCAGAGCAACAAAGAAAACGTCATGGTCACAGAGGAGCCGGAACTCGTGGGGCCCTATCAGCAGGAGTTCCAGAAGCTGTGGGAGGCCAACAATCCAGCCAATCACAAACCTCAATGCAC
- the pld6 gene encoding mitochondrial cardiolipin hydrolase isoform X2, with product MFNFRNMSCKELMKVLGLGAVAFILGVEWLNWLKRRLRDSRGPLKEVLFFPSPQVCVEHLFIRHKHFPCACPLPHGVETSFSRLLVHLLSSRVSLDLCMFSFSHMELSRAILLLHKRGVVVRVVTDRDYMTITGSQIGALRKAGICVRHEMSSAVHMHHKFALVDSRKLITGSLNWTLTAVQSNKENVMVTEEPELVGPYQQEFQKLWEANNPANHKPQCTNGQLNIKTCKDK from the exons ATGTTCAACTTCAGGAAT ATGTCATGTAAAGAGCTGATGAAGGTGTTGGGGCTGGGAGCCGTAGCTTTCATTCTGGGGGTGGAGTGGCTAAACTGGCTGAAGCGGCGTCTGAGAGACTCTCGCGGACCCCTGAAAGAAGTTCTGTTCTTCCCTTCACCTCAAGTCTGCGTTGAGCACCTCTTCATACGCCATAAACATTTCCCCTG TGCATGTCCGCTTCCCCATGGGGTTGAGACATCCTTCTCCAGGCTCCTCGTTCATCTCCTCTCATCTCGTGTGTCACTGGACCTGTGCATGTTCTCCTTCTCTCACATGGAGCTGAGCAGGGCGATTCTCCTGCTGCACAAACGGGGAGTCGTTGTGCGAGTGGTTACAGACAGAGACTACATGACCATCACTGGATCTCAGATCGGTGCCCTCCGTAAGGCAG GCATCTGTGTGAGGCATGAGATGAGCTCAGCTGTTCATATGCACCATAAGTTTGCATTGGTGGACAGCAGGAAATTGATCACTGGCTCCCTCAACTGGACCCTAACTGCAGTCCAGAGCAACAAAGAAAACGTCATGGTCACAGAGGAGCCGGAACTCGTGGGGCCCTATCAGCAGGAGTTCCAGAAGCTGTGGGAGGCCAACAATCCAGCCAATCACAAACCTCAATGCAC
- the cnn1a gene encoding calponin 1, basic, smooth muscle, a → MSTQFSKGPTFGLSADVRNKLAQKYDPQTEEALRIWIHEVTGRTVPDNFMEGLKDGVILCELINKLQPGSVPKVNDSTLNWHKLENITHFIRAIGEYGLKPHDIFEANDLFEDMNHTQVQCSLIALAGVAKTKGFYTKSDIGVKYAAKKLRKFNPDKMKAGDSIISQQMGSNKFASQKGMTSYGTRRHLYDPNIGMEKPADRSTINLQMGTNKCASMAGMFALGTARQVTEKNVNLDPVDSTTVSLQMGTNKVASQSGLTPMGGSRLVYDHKYCAKPTEQDAIDFVH, encoded by the exons ATGAGCACCCAGTTCAGCAAAGGACCCACATTTGGACTCTCAGCTGATGTCAGGAATAAG CTGGCACAGAAGTATGACCCTCAGACGGAGGAGGCCCTGAGGATCTGGATCCATGAGGTCACAGGTCGAACGGTTCCTGACAACTTCATGGAGGGACTGAAGGATGGCGTGATCCTGTGCGA GCTGATCAACAAACTGCAACCTGGATCTGTTCCAAAGGTCAATGATTCAACCCTGAACTGGCACAAG TTAGAGAACATCACTCACTTTATTCGAGCCATCGGTGAATACGGTCTgaaaccacatgacatctttgaGGCCAATGACCTTTTCGAGGACATGAACCACACCCAGGTCCAGTGTTCCCTCATTGCATTGGCTGGAGTG GCGAAGACTAAAGGCTTCTACACAAAAAGTGACATCGGTGTGAAGTATGCAGCAAAAAAACTAAGGAAATTCAATCCTGACAAGATGAAAGCAGGGGATAGCATTATCAGCCAGCAG ATGGGCTCCAACAAATTTGCCAGCCAAAAGGGCATGACCTCCTATGGAACCAGGCGTCATCTCTATGATCCCAATATAGGCATGGAGAAACCAGCGGATCGATCCACTATAAACCTCCAAATGGGCACCAACAAATGTGCCAGCATG GCTGGAATGTTTGCTCTTGGCACGGCGAGACAGGTGACAGAAAAGAACGTGAATCTAGACCCGGTGGACTCTACAACCGTGTCTCTGCAGATGGGAACCAATAAAGTGGCGTCTCAGAGCGGCCTCACCCCGATGGGAGGCTCACGGCTGGTGTACGACCACAAATACTGCGCCAAGCCTACTGAACAAGACGCCATTGATTTTGTTCATTAA